The following proteins come from a genomic window of Streptomyces sp. GS7:
- a CDS encoding Rv3235 family protein, whose amino-acid sequence MSTTNRTIGTTDATDTTGVTDVADTTDTASTTGRTGTTAAGGTHGAAGAAPGPRTAPAHRRGTRRPSGPAGRGPGPAGNRGPTRAPYLSRTGAAQHRPATPATPAGAARTPLPAPDTPLPTPGARRRAHEGRPHRWFAHQLLLTLSGQRPVHVLLGHALPAAYDRLAELAPLTPLRPYVAPGRRAPVPTLHECGLCRPCDGVIEAFARIATGARLRALAFRLELGADTRWRCAALDIGPAQATGALVT is encoded by the coding sequence ATGAGCACCACGAACAGGACTATCGGCACGACGGACGCGACGGACACGACAGGTGTGACGGACGTGGCGGACACGACGGACACCGCGAGCACGACGGGAAGGACGGGAACGACGGCAGCGGGGGGAACGCACGGCGCGGCGGGCGCGGCCCCCGGCCCGCGCACCGCTCCCGCGCACCGCCGCGGCACCCGCCGTCCCTCCGGCCCCGCGGGCCGCGGCCCCGGGCCGGCCGGGAACCGCGGCCCCACCCGCGCCCCGTACCTGTCCCGCACCGGCGCCGCGCAGCACCGCCCGGCCACCCCGGCCACCCCGGCCGGCGCAGCCCGCACCCCCCTCCCCGCCCCGGACACCCCGCTCCCCACCCCCGGTGCCCGGCGCCGCGCCCACGAGGGCCGCCCGCACCGGTGGTTCGCCCACCAGCTGCTGCTGACCCTCAGCGGCCAGCGCCCCGTCCACGTCCTCCTCGGGCACGCGCTGCCCGCCGCCTACGACCGGCTGGCGGAGCTGGCCCCGCTGACGCCGCTGCGCCCGTACGTCGCTCCGGGCCGCCGCGCCCCCGTCCCGACGCTGCACGAATGCGGCCTGTGCCGGCCCTGCGACGGCGTCATCGAGGCGTTCGCCCGGATCGCCACCGGCGCGCGCCTGAGGGCCCTCGCCTTCCGCCTGGAGCTCGGCGCCGACACCCGCTGGCGCTGTGCCGCCCTCGACATCGGCCCGGCCCAGGCCACCGGCGCCCTGGTCACCTAG
- a CDS encoding DUF6912 family protein, with amino-acid sequence MRVYVPLTLSGLAAAHESGELGSGPLCAYAVTPALREWYVSDDIEELEYAALNRAAQASLRLLAGHPEAARRRVVVAVDVAEGAAVADPDRGLDQSSLGEVRVAGPVRLSKAAAVHVDAADAEADVAAAAAALGAADLGDDDAQFTVDGAEDHDLMWFGVQEIPQLIG; translated from the coding sequence ATGCGTGTCTACGTCCCCCTGACACTTTCCGGGCTCGCTGCGGCGCACGAGAGCGGTGAGCTGGGGTCCGGCCCGCTGTGTGCGTACGCCGTCACGCCCGCCCTGCGGGAGTGGTACGTCTCGGACGACATCGAGGAGCTGGAGTACGCGGCGCTGAACCGCGCGGCGCAGGCGTCGCTGCGGCTGCTGGCCGGCCATCCGGAGGCCGCGCGGCGGCGCGTGGTGGTGGCGGTGGACGTCGCCGAGGGCGCGGCGGTCGCGGATCCGGACCGGGGGCTGGACCAGTCGTCGCTGGGCGAGGTGCGGGTCGCCGGGCCGGTGCGGCTGTCGAAGGCGGCGGCGGTGCATGTCGACGCGGCGGACGCGGAGGCTGATGTGGCGGCGGCCGCGGCGGCGCTGGGCGCGGCGGACCTCGGCGACGACGACGCGCAGTTCACCGTGGACGGCGCGGAGGACCACGACCTGATGTGGTTCGGGGTGCAGGAGATCCCGCAGCTGATCGGCTGA
- a CDS encoding HAD family hydrolase, whose amino-acid sequence MRKPAAHIVWDWNGTLFHDIDAVIAATNSAFAEIGLEPITLERYRELYCVPVPRFYERLMGRLPTEAEWLVMDETFHRHYAEHRLGCGLADGAELLLEGWQAAGRSQSILSMFGHDELIPLVRGMGIASWFVRVEGRTGPSGGSKSAHMVRHLAAMDGVDPGRTVVIGDAVDDAVAARDAGAHAVLYTGGSHSRSSLAAAGVPVVDSLAEAVQVAGDLAGEAAGDTAGDAAGDTAS is encoded by the coding sequence ATGAGGAAGCCGGCGGCACACATCGTGTGGGACTGGAACGGCACGCTGTTCCACGACATCGACGCGGTGATCGCGGCGACCAACTCCGCCTTCGCGGAGATCGGTCTGGAGCCGATCACGCTGGAGCGGTATCGGGAGCTGTACTGCGTACCGGTGCCGCGGTTCTACGAGCGGCTCATGGGGCGGCTGCCGACCGAGGCCGAGTGGCTGGTGATGGACGAGACCTTCCACCGCCACTACGCCGAGCACCGGCTGGGGTGCGGGCTCGCCGACGGCGCGGAGCTGCTGCTGGAGGGGTGGCAGGCGGCCGGGCGGAGCCAGTCGATCCTCAGCATGTTCGGGCACGACGAGCTGATACCCCTGGTCCGCGGGATGGGGATCGCCTCGTGGTTCGTTCGGGTCGAGGGCCGGACGGGGCCGTCCGGCGGCTCGAAGAGCGCGCACATGGTGCGGCATCTTGCGGCGATGGACGGGGTGGATCCGGGGCGTACGGTCGTGATCGGGGACGCTGTGGACGATGCCGTGGCGGCGCGCGACGCGGGCGCGCACGCGGTGCTGTACACGGGCGGGTCGCACAGCCGGAGCAGTCTGGCGGCTGCGGGGGTGCCCGTGGTGGACAGCCTCGCCGAGGCGGTGCAGGTCGCGGGAGATCTCGCGGGAGAGGCCGCAGGGGATACGGCAGGGGATGCCGCGGGAGACACCGCCTCTTAG
- a CDS encoding NAD-glutamate dehydrogenase translates to MQTKLDEAKNELLARAARVSESTPAGGASPVRGLDPETLTGYLQRYYLHTAPEDLAYRDPVDVFGAALSHYRLAETRPQGTANVRVHTPTVEENGWTCSHSVVEVVTDDMPFLVDSVTNELSRQGRGIHVVIHPQVVVRRDVIGKLIEILDANGDTYGANGTGKAAELPHDAVTESWIHVEIDRETDREDLQQITADLLRVLSDVREAVEDWDKMRGTSLRLAEQLPGEPVADDLRDDEIEEARELLRWLADEHFTFLGYREYELASAPGEGGVEEDVLTAVPGTGLGILRSDPPHRESDAGHPVSPSFNRLPADARAKAREHKLLILTKANSRATVHRPSYLDYVGVKKFDQEGNVIGERRFLGLFSSAAYTESVRRVPVIRRKVAEVLEEAGFSPNSHDGRDLLQILETYPRDELFQTPVDQLRTIATSVLYLQERRRLRLYLRQDEYGRYYSALVYLPRDRYTTAVRLRLIDILKEELGGTSVDFTAWNTESVLSRLHFLIRVKPGAALPDLTDADVDRIEARLVEAARSWADGFAEALTAEVGEERAAELLRRYGHAFPEGYKADNNPRSAVVDLQHLEKLTEEPGRDFAVSLYEPVNAGPGERRFKIYRRGEPVSLSKVLPGLNRLGVEVVDERPHELRCADSTLAWIYDFGLRMPEHVSGDDARERFQEAFTAVWTGAAESDNFNKLVLRAGLNWRQAMVLRAYAKYLRQAGSTFSQTYMEDTLSNNVHTTRLLVSLFEARMSPERQRAGTELIDGLLEELEGALDQVASLDEDRILRSFLTVIKATLRTNHYQKDGAGSPHPYLSMKLDPQAMPDLPAPRPAYEIWVYSPRVEGVHLRFGKVARGGLRWSDRREDFRTEILGLVKAQMVKNTVIVPVGAKGGFVGKQLPDPAQDRDAWLAEGIACYKTFISGLLDITDNLVGGEVVPPKHVVRHDEDDTYLVVAADKGTATFSDIANEVAESYGFWLGDAFASGGSAGYDHKGMGITARGAWESVERHFRELGHDTQTQDFTVVGVGDMSGDVFGNGMLLSEHIRLVAAFDHRHIFLDPKPDAATSYAERRRLFELPRSSWADYDTELLSQGGGIHPRSAKSIPINAQVRAALGIDSGVKKMTPADLMQAILKAPVDLLWNGGIGTYVKSSAETHADVGDKSNDAIRVNGEDLRVKVVGEGGNLGLTQLGRIEFAAAGGKINTDAIDNSAGVDTSDHEVNIKILLNSVVADGDMTVKQRNKLLAQMTDEVGALVLRNNYAQNTALALAIAQSSSMLHAQQRFLRRLVRDGHLDRALEFLPTDRQIRERLSAGRGLTQPETAVLLAYTKITVADALIQTPLPDDAYLRRLLHAYFPTALREDFTEQVDGHALRREIVTTVLVNDTVNTGGTSFLHRMREETGASLEEVVRAHTAARAIFRLNQVWDDVEALDNVVAADVQTRIRLHSRRLVERGTRWLLNNRPQPLELSGTIDFFAERVAQVWAELPKLMQGGDLEWYRTILEELTDAGVPEQLAVQVSGFSSVFPALDLVAIADRMGQEPLAVAEVYYDLGDRLRINQLLDRILELPRNDRWQSMARASIREDLFAAHAALTADVLSAGDGSATPEERFKAWEEANAAILTRARATLEEIHGSEGFDLANLSVAMRTMRTLLRTHS, encoded by the coding sequence ATGCAGACCAAGCTGGACGAAGCCAAGAACGAGCTGCTCGCGAGGGCCGCCCGGGTCAGTGAGAGCACCCCGGCCGGGGGAGCGTCCCCGGTACGCGGGCTCGACCCGGAGACCCTCACGGGATACCTCCAGCGCTACTACCTGCACACCGCCCCCGAGGACCTCGCCTACCGCGACCCGGTAGACGTCTTCGGCGCCGCGCTCTCCCACTACCGTCTGGCCGAAACCCGCCCGCAGGGAACGGCGAATGTGCGGGTGCACACCCCGACCGTCGAGGAGAACGGCTGGACGTGCAGCCACTCCGTCGTCGAGGTGGTCACCGACGACATGCCCTTCCTGGTCGACTCGGTCACCAACGAGCTCTCGCGGCAGGGGCGCGGCATCCATGTCGTGATCCACCCGCAGGTGGTCGTCCGCCGCGACGTCATCGGCAAGCTGATCGAGATCCTGGACGCCAACGGCGACACCTACGGCGCGAACGGCACCGGCAAGGCCGCCGAGCTGCCGCACGACGCGGTGACCGAGTCCTGGATCCATGTCGAGATCGACCGCGAGACCGACCGGGAGGACCTCCAGCAGATCACCGCCGATCTGCTGCGGGTGCTGTCCGACGTCCGGGAGGCCGTCGAGGACTGGGACAAGATGCGCGGCACCTCGCTGCGCCTCGCCGAGCAGCTGCCCGGCGAGCCGGTCGCCGACGACCTCCGGGACGACGAGATCGAGGAGGCCCGGGAGCTGCTGCGGTGGCTGGCCGACGAGCACTTCACGTTCCTGGGGTACCGCGAGTACGAGCTGGCCTCCGCGCCCGGCGAGGGCGGCGTCGAGGAGGACGTCCTCACCGCCGTGCCGGGCACCGGCCTGGGCATCCTGCGCTCCGACCCGCCGCACCGCGAGAGCGACGCCGGCCACCCCGTCTCGCCGTCCTTCAACCGGCTGCCCGCGGACGCCCGCGCCAAGGCCCGTGAGCACAAGCTGCTGATCCTGACCAAGGCCAACAGCCGCGCCACCGTCCACCGCCCCTCCTACCTCGACTACGTCGGCGTGAAGAAGTTCGACCAGGAGGGCAACGTCATCGGGGAGCGGCGCTTCCTGGGCCTGTTCTCCTCGGCCGCGTACACCGAGTCCGTGCGCCGGGTGCCGGTCATCCGCCGCAAGGTCGCCGAGGTCCTCGAAGAGGCCGGCTTCAGCCCGAACAGCCACGACGGCCGCGACCTGCTCCAGATCCTGGAGACCTACCCGCGCGACGAGCTGTTCCAGACCCCGGTCGACCAGCTGCGCACCATCGCCACCAGCGTGCTCTACCTCCAAGAGCGCCGCCGGCTGCGGCTCTACCTCCGCCAGGACGAGTACGGCCGCTACTACTCCGCGCTGGTCTACCTCCCCCGGGACCGGTACACCACCGCCGTCCGGCTGCGGCTGATCGACATCCTCAAGGAGGAACTGGGCGGCACCAGCGTCGACTTCACCGCCTGGAACACCGAGTCGGTCCTCTCCCGGCTGCACTTCCTGATCCGGGTCAAGCCCGGCGCCGCGCTGCCCGACCTCACCGACGCCGACGTCGACCGCATCGAGGCGCGGCTGGTGGAAGCCGCCCGCTCCTGGGCCGACGGCTTCGCCGAGGCGCTGACCGCGGAGGTCGGCGAGGAGCGCGCCGCCGAGCTGCTGCGCCGCTACGGCCACGCCTTCCCCGAGGGCTACAAGGCCGACAACAACCCGCGCAGCGCGGTCGTCGACCTCCAGCACCTGGAGAAGCTCACCGAGGAGCCCGGCCGCGACTTCGCGGTCAGCCTCTACGAGCCGGTCAACGCCGGCCCCGGTGAGCGCCGCTTCAAGATCTACCGCCGGGGCGAGCCGGTCTCGCTGTCGAAGGTGCTGCCCGGTCTCAACCGCCTGGGCGTCGAGGTCGTCGACGAGCGCCCGCACGAGCTGCGCTGCGCCGACTCGACCCTCGCCTGGATCTACGACTTCGGGCTGCGGATGCCCGAGCACGTCTCCGGTGACGACGCCCGCGAGCGCTTCCAGGAGGCGTTCACGGCGGTGTGGACCGGCGCGGCCGAGAGCGACAACTTCAACAAGCTGGTGCTGCGCGCCGGCCTCAACTGGCGCCAGGCGATGGTGCTGCGGGCGTACGCCAAGTACCTGCGGCAGGCCGGCTCGACCTTCAGCCAGACGTACATGGAGGACACCCTCTCCAACAACGTCCACACCACCCGGCTCCTGGTCTCGCTCTTCGAGGCGCGGATGTCGCCGGAGCGGCAGCGCGCCGGCACCGAGCTGATCGACGGGCTGCTGGAGGAGCTGGAGGGCGCGCTCGACCAGGTCGCGTCCCTGGACGAGGACCGCATCCTGCGCTCCTTCCTGACCGTCATCAAGGCGACGCTGCGCACCAACCACTACCAGAAGGACGGGGCGGGCAGCCCGCACCCGTACCTGTCCATGAAGCTGGACCCGCAGGCCATGCCGGACCTGCCGGCGCCGCGCCCGGCGTACGAGATCTGGGTGTACTCCCCCCGGGTCGAGGGCGTCCACCTGCGGTTCGGCAAGGTCGCGCGCGGCGGTCTGCGCTGGTCGGACCGCCGGGAGGACTTCCGTACGGAGATCCTCGGCCTGGTCAAGGCGCAGATGGTCAAGAACACCGTCATCGTGCCGGTCGGCGCGAAGGGCGGCTTCGTCGGCAAGCAGCTGCCGGACCCGGCGCAGGACCGCGACGCGTGGCTGGCCGAGGGCATCGCCTGCTACAAGACCTTCATCTCGGGCCTGCTGGACATCACCGACAACCTGGTCGGCGGCGAGGTCGTCCCGCCGAAGCACGTGGTCCGGCACGACGAGGACGACACCTACCTGGTCGTCGCCGCCGACAAGGGCACCGCGACCTTCTCCGACATCGCCAACGAGGTCGCCGAGTCCTACGGCTTCTGGCTGGGCGACGCGTTCGCCTCCGGCGGCAGCGCCGGCTACGACCACAAGGGCATGGGCATCACCGCCCGCGGCGCCTGGGAGTCGGTCGAGCGGCACTTCCGCGAGCTGGGCCACGACACCCAGACCCAGGACTTCACCGTCGTCGGCGTCGGCGACATGTCCGGTGACGTCTTCGGCAACGGCATGCTGCTCAGCGAGCACATCCGGCTGGTCGCCGCCTTCGACCACCGGCACATCTTCCTCGACCCGAAGCCGGACGCGGCGACCTCGTACGCCGAGCGCCGCCGGCTGTTCGAGCTGCCGCGCTCCTCGTGGGCGGACTACGACACCGAGCTGCTCTCCCAGGGCGGCGGCATCCACCCGCGCTCGGCGAAGTCCATCCCGATCAACGCCCAGGTGCGGGCCGCGCTCGGCATCGACTCCGGCGTGAAGAAGATGACGCCGGCCGACCTGATGCAGGCCATCCTCAAGGCGCCGGTCGACCTGCTGTGGAACGGCGGCATCGGCACGTACGTGAAGTCCTCCGCCGAGACGCACGCCGACGTCGGCGACAAGTCCAACGACGCGATCCGGGTCAACGGCGAGGACCTGCGGGTCAAGGTCGTCGGCGAGGGCGGCAACCTCGGGCTGACCCAGCTGGGCCGGATCGAGTTCGCCGCGGCCGGCGGGAAGATCAACACCGACGCGATCGACAACAGCGCCGGTGTGGACACCAGCGACCACGAAGTCAACATCAAGATCCTGCTCAACTCCGTCGTCGCCGACGGCGACATGACGGTCAAGCAGCGCAACAAGCTGCTGGCGCAGATGACCGACGAGGTCGGCGCGCTGGTGCTGCGCAACAACTACGCGCAGAACACCGCGCTGGCGCTGGCCATCGCCCAGTCCTCCAGCATGCTCCACGCCCAGCAGCGCTTCCTGCGCCGCCTGGTGCGCGACGGCCACCTGGACCGGGCGCTGGAGTTCCTGCCCACCGACCGGCAGATCCGCGAGCGGCTGAGCGCCGGGCGTGGCCTGACCCAGCCGGAGACCGCGGTCCTGCTCGCGTACACCAAGATCACGGTTGCCGACGCGCTGATCCAGACGCCACTGCCGGACGACGCCTACCTCCGGCGGCTGCTGCACGCGTACTTCCCGACGGCGCTGCGGGAGGACTTCACCGAGCAGGTCGACGGGCACGCGCTGCGCCGCGAGATCGTGACGACGGTGCTGGTCAACGACACCGTCAACACCGGCGGTACGAGCTTCCTGCACCGGATGCGGGAGGAGACCGGCGCGTCCCTGGAAGAGGTCGTCCGGGCGCACACCGCGGCCCGTGCGATCTTCCGGCTCAACCAGGTCTGGGACGACGTCGAGGCCCTCGACAACGTCGTCGCCGCCGATGTGCAGACCCGGATCCGGCTGCACTCGCGCCGGCTGGTCGAGCGCGGCACCCGCTGGCTGCTCAACAACCGCCCGCAGCCGCTGGAGCTGTCCGGGACCATCGACTTCTTCGCGGAGCGGGTGGCCCAGGTCTGGGCGGAGCTGCCGAAGCTGATGCAGGGCGGCGACCTGGAGTGGTACCGCACGATCCTGGAGGAGCTGACCGACGCGGGCGTGCCCGAGCAGCTGGCCGTCCAGGTGTCCGGCTTCTCCTCGGTCTTCCCGGCGCTGGACCTCGTCGCCATCGCGGACCGCATGGGCCAGGAGCCGCTGGCCGTCGCCGAGGTCTACTACGACCTGGGCGACCGGCTGCGGATCAACCAACTCCTCGACCGCATCCTGGAGTTGCCGCGCAACGACCGCTGGCAGTCGATGGCCCGCGCCTCGATCCGCGAGGACCTCTTCGCGGCGCACGCGGCGCTCACCGCGGACGTGCTGTCGGCGGGCGACGGCTCGGCGACGCCGGAAGAGCGGTTCAAGGCGTGGGAGGAGGCGAACGCGGCGATCCTGACCCGTGCGCGCGCCACGCTGGAGGAGATCCACGGGTCGGAGGGGTTCGACCTGGCGAACCTGTCCGTGGCGATGCGGACGATGCGCACGCTGCTGCGGACGCATAGCTGA
- a CDS encoding ABC transporter ATP-binding protein, which yields MTEDRSGIRPAADEARVPTVIADDLHIVYRVYGTGAGKGGATAALGRIIRRKPSTGVREVHAVKGVSFTAHRGESIGLIGSNGSGKSTLLQAVAGLLPAERGKVYTHGQPSLLGVNAALMNDLTGEKNVILGGLAMGMSREEVRERYDGIVDFSGINEKGDFISLPMRTYSSGMAARLRFSIAAAKDHDVLLIDEALATGDRSFQKRSEARIRELREEAGTVFLVSHNNNSIRDTCDRVLWLEKGVLRMDGPTEEVLAAYEEFTGA from the coding sequence ATGACGGAAGACCGGAGCGGAATCCGCCCGGCGGCGGACGAGGCCCGCGTCCCGACCGTGATCGCGGACGACCTGCACATCGTCTACCGCGTCTACGGCACCGGCGCCGGCAAGGGCGGTGCCACCGCGGCGCTCGGCCGCATCATCCGCCGCAAGCCCTCCACCGGCGTACGCGAGGTGCACGCCGTCAAGGGCGTCTCCTTCACCGCCCACCGCGGCGAGTCGATCGGCCTGATCGGCTCCAACGGCTCCGGCAAGTCGACCCTGCTCCAGGCCGTCGCCGGACTGCTGCCCGCGGAGCGCGGCAAGGTCTACACCCACGGCCAGCCCTCGCTGCTCGGCGTCAACGCGGCCCTGATGAACGACCTCACCGGCGAGAAGAACGTCATCCTCGGCGGTCTGGCGATGGGCATGAGCCGCGAGGAGGTCCGCGAGCGCTACGACGGCATCGTCGACTTCTCCGGCATCAACGAGAAGGGCGACTTCATCTCGCTGCCGATGCGCACCTATTCGTCCGGTATGGCGGCCCGGCTGCGGTTCTCCATCGCGGCGGCCAAGGACCACGACGTGCTGCTGATCGACGAGGCGCTGGCCACCGGCGACCGCAGCTTCCAGAAGCGCTCCGAGGCCCGCATCCGGGAGCTGCGCGAGGAGGCCGGCACGGTCTTCTTGGTCAGCCACAACAACAACTCCATCCGGGACACCTGCGACCGGGTCCTGTGGCTGGAGAAGGGCGTCCTGCGGATGGACGGCCCCACCGAGGAAGTCCTGGCGGCGTACGAGGAGTTCACGGGGGCGTAG
- a CDS encoding ABC transporter permease: MPQTLAPPAPAPAQPSGSGTAPDPELRALAERHGLTVSGARPSLPEYTRQLWQRRHFITSFATAKLTAMYTTAKLGQLWQVITPLLNAGVYYLIFGVLIGTRKGVPDYIPYLVTGVFVFTFLQNSVMTGTRAISGNLGLVRALHFPRACLPISSCLAQLQQLLYSMAVLMAILLCFGQVPTWSWLLVIPALTLQFVFNTGLAMIMARLGSRTPDLAQLMPFILRTWMYASGVMFSISLIVKGKHLPHIVVLLLNGNPAAVYIALMRFALIDSFTHKQLPPHVWAFAAGWALLAGVAGYVYFWKAEERYGRG, from the coding sequence ATGCCCCAGACCCTCGCTCCCCCGGCCCCGGCGCCCGCCCAGCCGTCCGGCTCCGGCACCGCACCCGATCCGGAGCTGCGCGCGCTGGCCGAACGCCACGGCCTCACGGTGAGCGGCGCCCGCCCCTCGCTGCCCGAGTACACCCGCCAGCTGTGGCAGCGGCGGCACTTCATCACCTCGTTCGCCACCGCCAAGCTCACCGCGATGTACACCACCGCCAAGCTCGGCCAGCTGTGGCAGGTGATCACCCCGCTGCTCAACGCCGGCGTCTACTACTTGATCTTCGGTGTGCTGATCGGCACCCGGAAGGGCGTCCCGGACTACATCCCGTACCTGGTCACCGGCGTCTTCGTCTTCACCTTCCTGCAGAACTCGGTGATGACCGGCACCCGGGCGATCTCCGGCAACCTCGGCCTGGTGCGCGCACTGCACTTCCCGCGCGCCTGCCTGCCGATCTCGTCCTGCTTGGCACAGCTCCAGCAGCTGCTGTACTCCATGGCCGTACTGATGGCCATCCTGCTGTGCTTCGGGCAGGTGCCGACCTGGTCGTGGCTCCTGGTCATCCCGGCACTGACGCTGCAGTTCGTCTTCAACACCGGCCTCGCGATGATCATGGCGCGGCTCGGCTCGCGGACCCCGGACCTGGCGCAGCTGATGCCCTTCATCCTGCGGACCTGGATGTACGCGTCCGGCGTGATGTTCAGCATCAGCCTCATCGTCAAGGGCAAGCACCTCCCGCACATCGTGGTGCTGCTGCTGAACGGCAACCCCGCCGCCGTCTACATCGCCCTGATGCGGTTCGCGCTGATCGACAGCTTCACCCACAAGCAACTGCCGCCGCACGTCTGGGCGTTCGCGGCCGGCTGGGCGCTGCTGGCCGGGGTCGCCGGCTATGTGTACTTCTGGAAGGCCGAGGAGCGGTACGGACGTGGCTGA
- a CDS encoding TetR/AcrR family transcriptional regulator: MAKDGTDSERETAAQRRAPAGAAVLREDKTAAIRAAVFEELAAVGFARMSIEGIARRAGVGKTAVYRRWRSKLHLVLDVVSAVAAAGLPAPDTGSLRGDVRMLLEVAARALRHPMASQIIPDLLAEAARSPEMATALKTALHDSQEGVAAAVVARAVERGELPDDVDSRLALDLMTGPLYWRLLVVRDEVPQGYLDALSHSVAVALGAE; this comes from the coding sequence ATGGCAAAAGACGGCACCGACAGCGAGAGAGAGACCGCGGCGCAGCGCCGTGCCCCGGCCGGCGCCGCCGTGCTGCGGGAGGACAAGACCGCCGCGATCCGCGCCGCGGTCTTCGAGGAACTGGCCGCGGTCGGCTTCGCCCGGATGTCCATCGAGGGCATCGCCCGGCGGGCCGGTGTCGGCAAGACCGCCGTCTACCGGCGCTGGCGGTCCAAGCTGCACCTGGTCCTGGACGTGGTCTCGGCGGTCGCCGCGGCCGGGCTGCCGGCCCCCGACACCGGGTCGCTGCGCGGCGATGTGCGGATGCTGCTGGAGGTCGCGGCCCGTGCGCTGCGGCACCCGATGGCCTCGCAGATCATCCCCGATCTGCTGGCCGAGGCGGCGCGCAGCCCGGAGATGGCCACCGCCCTGAAGACGGCGCTGCACGACAGTCAGGAGGGCGTCGCCGCGGCCGTGGTGGCACGGGCGGTGGAGCGCGGTGAGCTGCCCGACGACGTGGACTCCCGGCTGGCGCTCGACCTGATGACCGGGCCGCTGTACTGGCGGCTGCTGGTGGTCCGCGACGAGGTCCCCCAGGGGTACCTCGACGCGCTGTCCCATTCGGTGGCGGTGGCGCTCGGCGCGGAGTAG